A genomic segment from Drosophila willistoni isolate 14030-0811.24 chromosome 2L unlocalized genomic scaffold, UCI_dwil_1.1 Seg72.1, whole genome shotgun sequence encodes:
- the LOC6646194 gene encoding sodium-dependent neutral amino acid transporter B(0)AT3 isoform X1 → MAATKIIDAPRNGHEMAPLNTRARGDGTHGVTIVLTAPQRNSVQSVDIPGAEPERAAWSGKMQFFLSIIGYSVGLGNIWRFPYLCQQNGGGAFLIPFMIMLILEGIPLFLIELGIGQRMRLGALGVWNTIHPWLGGIGISSCIVTLFVALYYNVIITWVFFYLFNSFRYPLPWSTCPDNGTAGFELEECARSSETTYFWYRTTLDAAESMDDSGGLKWWIVLCLLLSWTVVFFIVMKGIQSSGKVVYFTSLFPYIVLTIFFIRGITLRGAGAGLMHMYTPKVEKLLEPTVWLDAATQVFYSFGLAFGSLIAFGSYNTPKNNCVRDVLLVSVCNAVTAIYASVVIFAILGFKATVNVDRCIAGNTDILAKHQLLFKNATQDEYEAFMNTLNDTMKTSLQLNECTLSKELDNAAEGTGLAFIVFTQAIVELPGAPFWAVLFFTMLLSLGLGSQIGILEGMLCTLFDIDIIKRVKKQHVTGVVCLFCFIVGFIFCTGAGEYWLKMFDSFAGTIGLVVVALMEMIAVIFIYGHERFTEDIYQMTGYRPGLYWQLTWRYIGPVIMVCILASSIIFMVIRNPTYGAWSADLGMVVQKDYPTWVMAIALSMILAGVLPMPIVFLMRSFQCLKVDLDIHQGSIRRNETTASTKEMIDNDDDDEDEDDENDFSGPALGGHVKTQSDFSDDEEEDKPMTMRMMMMRPTTTTTKLTSNVLNVPTSRKQNYSKKDAYDV, encoded by the exons ATGGCTGCCACTAAAATCATCGATGCCCCACGAAACGGCCACGAAATGGCTCCACTGAACACACGCGCCCGCGGCGATGGCACCCATGGGGTGACCATTGTCCTGACCGCCCCGCAACGCAATTCGGTGCAGTCGGTGGATATACCAGGCGCTGAACCCGAACGTGCTGCCTGGAGTGGCAAAATGCAATTCTTTCTCAGCATTATTGGCTATTCGGTGGGCCTGGGCAATATCTGGCGTTTTCCCTATCTCTGTCAACAGAACGGTGGCG GTGCTTTTCTGATACCATTCATGATTATGCTAATACTGGAGGGCATACCACTATTTCTCATCGAACTTGGGATTGGTCAGCGCATGCGTTTGGGTGCATTAGGCGTATGGAATACAATACATCCATGGTTGGGCGGCATTGGCATCTCGTCGTGCATTGTGACGCTATTTGTGGCACTCTACTACAATGTGATCATCACGTGGGTGTTTTTCTATCTCTTCAATAGTTTTCGG TATCCTTTGCCCTGGTCAACTTGTCCGGACAATGGCACGGCTGGCTTTGAACTGGAAGAGTGCGCCCGTTCTTCGGAGACTACGTATTTCTGGTATCGCACCACTTTGGATGCAGCCGAGTCTATGGACGATTCTGGCGGTCTGAAATGGTGGATTGTCCTGTGTTTGTTGCTTTCATGGACAGTTGTTTTCTTCATTGTGATGAAGGGCATACAGAGTTCCGGCAAAGTGGTTTACTTTACCTCACTCTTCCCCTACATTGTGTTGACCATCTTCTTTATACGCGGCATTACGCTACGGGGAGCCGGAGCCGGGCTAATGCACATGTATACACCGAAAGTGGAGAAACTATTGGAGCCAACGGTTTGGCTAGATGCAGCCACTCAGGTATTCTATTCATTTGGACTGGCCTTTGGCTCACTAATTGCCTTTGGCAGCTACAATACGCCCAAGAATAATTGCGTCCGGGATGTTCTTTTGGTGTCCGTGTGCAATGCGGTCACCGCTATCTATGCTAGTGTCGTCATCTTTGCCATACTGGGCTTCAAGGCCACCGTCAATGTGGATCGCTGTATAGCAGG CAATACGGATATCCTGGCCAAACATCAGCTATTATTCAAAAATGCTACTCAAGATGAGTATGAGGCATTTATGAATACCTTGAATGATACCATGAAAACGTCTttgcaactaaatgaatgCACTCTCTCAAAGGAACTGGATAAT GCTGCTGAAGGCACTGGCCTGGCCTTTATAGTCTTTACCCAGGCAATTGTTGAGCTACCTGGTGCACCATTTTGGGCTGTTCTCTTCTTCACCATGTTATTATCATTGGGCTTGGGCTCACAGATTGGCATCTTGGAGGGCATGTTGTGCACTCTCTTCGACATTGATATCATCAAGCGGGTTAAGAAACAACATGTCACCGGAGTGGTATGTCTATTCTGCTTCATTGTCGGTTTCATCTTCTGCACAGGTGCCGGAGAATATTGGCTAAAGATGTTTGATTCATTTGCCGGCACCATTggcttggtggtggtggctcTAATGGAGATGATAGCTGTTATCTTTATCTATGGACACGAGCG TTTCACTGAGGATATCTATCAGATGACTGGCTATAGACCTGGCCTCTATTGGCAATTGACTTGGCGTTATATCGGTCCAGTTATAATGGTTTGTATTCTGGCCTCATCGATTATCTTTATGGTCATTAGGAATCCCACTTATGGAGCCTGGAGTGCTGATTTG GGTATGGTGGTCCAGAAGGATTATCCCACTTGGGTTATGGCTATAGCCTTGTCCATGATATTGGCTGGTGTTTTACCCATGCCAATTGTGTTCCTTATGCGTAGCTTCCAGTGCCTCAAAGTGGATTTGGATATACACCAGGGTTCAATAAGACGTAATGAGACTACAGCTTCTACCAAGGAAATGattgacaatgatgatgat gatgaggatgaggatgatgagAACGATTTCAGTGGCCCTGCATTGGGTGGTCATGTCAAGACACAGAGTGACTTCTCCGACGACGAGGAGGAGGACAAACCCATGACCATGCgtatgatgatgatgcgtccaacgacaacaaccacaaaactAACATCAAATGTGCTAAATGTGCCAACAAGCAGAAAGCAAAATTACAGCAAAAAGGATGCCTACGATGTGTAA
- the LOC6646194 gene encoding sodium-dependent neutral amino acid transporter B(0)AT3 isoform X3, producing MAATKIIDAPRNGHEMAPLNTRARGDGTHGVTIVLTAPQRNSVQSVDIPGAEPERAAWSGKMQFFLSIIGYSVGLGNIWRFPYLCQQNGGGAFLIPFMIMLILEGIPLFLIELGIGQRMRLGALGVWNTIHPWLGGIGISSCIVTLFVALYYNVIITWVFFYLFNSFRYPLPWSTCPDNGTAGFELEECARSSETTYFWYRTTLDAAESMDDSGGLKWWIVLCLLLSWTVVFFIVMKGIQSSGKVVYFTSLFPYIVLTIFFIRGITLRGAGAGLMHMYTPKVEKLLEPTVWLDAATQVFYSFGLAFGSLIAFGSYNTPKNNCVRDVLLVSVCNAVTAIYASVVIFAILGFKATVNVDRCIAGNTDILAKHQLLFKNATQDEYEAFMNTLNDTMKTSLQLNECTLSKELDNAAEGTGLAFIVFTQAIVELPGAPFWAVLFFTMLLSLGLGSQIGILEGMLCTLFDIDIIKRVKKQHVTGVVCLFCFIVGFIFCTGAGEYWLKMFDSFAGTIGLVVVALMEMIAVIFIYGHERFTEDIYQMTGYRPGLYWQLTWRYIGPVIMVCILASSIIFMVIRNPTYGAWSADLGMVVQKDYPTWVMAIALSMILAGVLPMPIVFLMRSFQCLKVDLDIHQGSIRRNETTASTKEMIDNDDDNMSPDMPPQDSLAATRFTIGDFEN from the exons ATGGCTGCCACTAAAATCATCGATGCCCCACGAAACGGCCACGAAATGGCTCCACTGAACACACGCGCCCGCGGCGATGGCACCCATGGGGTGACCATTGTCCTGACCGCCCCGCAACGCAATTCGGTGCAGTCGGTGGATATACCAGGCGCTGAACCCGAACGTGCTGCCTGGAGTGGCAAAATGCAATTCTTTCTCAGCATTATTGGCTATTCGGTGGGCCTGGGCAATATCTGGCGTTTTCCCTATCTCTGTCAACAGAACGGTGGCG GTGCTTTTCTGATACCATTCATGATTATGCTAATACTGGAGGGCATACCACTATTTCTCATCGAACTTGGGATTGGTCAGCGCATGCGTTTGGGTGCATTAGGCGTATGGAATACAATACATCCATGGTTGGGCGGCATTGGCATCTCGTCGTGCATTGTGACGCTATTTGTGGCACTCTACTACAATGTGATCATCACGTGGGTGTTTTTCTATCTCTTCAATAGTTTTCGG TATCCTTTGCCCTGGTCAACTTGTCCGGACAATGGCACGGCTGGCTTTGAACTGGAAGAGTGCGCCCGTTCTTCGGAGACTACGTATTTCTGGTATCGCACCACTTTGGATGCAGCCGAGTCTATGGACGATTCTGGCGGTCTGAAATGGTGGATTGTCCTGTGTTTGTTGCTTTCATGGACAGTTGTTTTCTTCATTGTGATGAAGGGCATACAGAGTTCCGGCAAAGTGGTTTACTTTACCTCACTCTTCCCCTACATTGTGTTGACCATCTTCTTTATACGCGGCATTACGCTACGGGGAGCCGGAGCCGGGCTAATGCACATGTATACACCGAAAGTGGAGAAACTATTGGAGCCAACGGTTTGGCTAGATGCAGCCACTCAGGTATTCTATTCATTTGGACTGGCCTTTGGCTCACTAATTGCCTTTGGCAGCTACAATACGCCCAAGAATAATTGCGTCCGGGATGTTCTTTTGGTGTCCGTGTGCAATGCGGTCACCGCTATCTATGCTAGTGTCGTCATCTTTGCCATACTGGGCTTCAAGGCCACCGTCAATGTGGATCGCTGTATAGCAGG CAATACGGATATCCTGGCCAAACATCAGCTATTATTCAAAAATGCTACTCAAGATGAGTATGAGGCATTTATGAATACCTTGAATGATACCATGAAAACGTCTttgcaactaaatgaatgCACTCTCTCAAAGGAACTGGATAAT GCTGCTGAAGGCACTGGCCTGGCCTTTATAGTCTTTACCCAGGCAATTGTTGAGCTACCTGGTGCACCATTTTGGGCTGTTCTCTTCTTCACCATGTTATTATCATTGGGCTTGGGCTCACAGATTGGCATCTTGGAGGGCATGTTGTGCACTCTCTTCGACATTGATATCATCAAGCGGGTTAAGAAACAACATGTCACCGGAGTGGTATGTCTATTCTGCTTCATTGTCGGTTTCATCTTCTGCACAGGTGCCGGAGAATATTGGCTAAAGATGTTTGATTCATTTGCCGGCACCATTggcttggtggtggtggctcTAATGGAGATGATAGCTGTTATCTTTATCTATGGACACGAGCG TTTCACTGAGGATATCTATCAGATGACTGGCTATAGACCTGGCCTCTATTGGCAATTGACTTGGCGTTATATCGGTCCAGTTATAATGGTTTGTATTCTGGCCTCATCGATTATCTTTATGGTCATTAGGAATCCCACTTATGGAGCCTGGAGTGCTGATTTG GGTATGGTGGTCCAGAAGGATTATCCCACTTGGGTTATGGCTATAGCCTTGTCCATGATATTGGCTGGTGTTTTACCCATGCCAATTGTGTTCCTTATGCGTAGCTTCCAGTGCCTCAAAGTGGATTTGGATATACACCAGGGTTCAATAAGACGTAATGAGACTACAGCTTCTACCAAGGAAATGattgacaatgatgatgat AATATGAGTCCGGATATGCCACCGCAAGATTCATTAGCGGCGACACGCTTCACAATTGGAGACTTTGAA AATTag
- the LOC6646194 gene encoding sodium-dependent neutral amino acid transporter B(0)AT3 isoform X2, with protein sequence MAATKIIDAPRNGHEMAPLNTRARGDGTHGVTIVLTAPQRNSVQSVDIPGAEPERAAWSGKMQFFLSIIGYSVGLGNIWRFPYLCQQNGGGAFLIPFMIMLILEGIPLFLIELGIGQRMRLGALGVWNTIHPWLGGIGISSCIVTLFVALYYNVIITWVFFYLFNSFRYPLPWSTCPDNGTAGFELEECARSSETTYFWYRTTLDAAESMDDSGGLKWWIVLCLLLSWTVVFFIVMKGIQSSGKVVYFTSLFPYIVLTIFFIRGITLRGAGAGLMHMYTPKVEKLLEPTVWLDAATQVFYSFGLAFGSLIAFGSYNTPKNNCVRDVLLVSVCNAVTAIYASVVIFAILGFKATVNVDRCIAGNTDILAKHQLLFKNATQDEYEAFMNTLNDTMKTSLQLNECTLSKELDNAAEGTGLAFIVFTQAIVELPGAPFWAVLFFTMLLSLGLGSQIGILEGMLCTLFDIDIIKRVKKQHVTGVVCLFCFIVGFIFCTGAGEYWLKMFDSFAGTIGLVVVALMEMIAVIFIYGHERFTEDIYQMTGYRPGLYWQLTWRYIGPVIMVCILASSIIFMVIRNPTYGAWSADLGMVVQKDYPTWVMAIALSMILAGVLPMPIVFLMRSFQCLKVDLDIHQGSIRRNETTASTKEMIDNDDDNMSPDMPPQDSLAATRFTIGDFEVSCVLVHSLDNQLTWH encoded by the exons ATGGCTGCCACTAAAATCATCGATGCCCCACGAAACGGCCACGAAATGGCTCCACTGAACACACGCGCCCGCGGCGATGGCACCCATGGGGTGACCATTGTCCTGACCGCCCCGCAACGCAATTCGGTGCAGTCGGTGGATATACCAGGCGCTGAACCCGAACGTGCTGCCTGGAGTGGCAAAATGCAATTCTTTCTCAGCATTATTGGCTATTCGGTGGGCCTGGGCAATATCTGGCGTTTTCCCTATCTCTGTCAACAGAACGGTGGCG GTGCTTTTCTGATACCATTCATGATTATGCTAATACTGGAGGGCATACCACTATTTCTCATCGAACTTGGGATTGGTCAGCGCATGCGTTTGGGTGCATTAGGCGTATGGAATACAATACATCCATGGTTGGGCGGCATTGGCATCTCGTCGTGCATTGTGACGCTATTTGTGGCACTCTACTACAATGTGATCATCACGTGGGTGTTTTTCTATCTCTTCAATAGTTTTCGG TATCCTTTGCCCTGGTCAACTTGTCCGGACAATGGCACGGCTGGCTTTGAACTGGAAGAGTGCGCCCGTTCTTCGGAGACTACGTATTTCTGGTATCGCACCACTTTGGATGCAGCCGAGTCTATGGACGATTCTGGCGGTCTGAAATGGTGGATTGTCCTGTGTTTGTTGCTTTCATGGACAGTTGTTTTCTTCATTGTGATGAAGGGCATACAGAGTTCCGGCAAAGTGGTTTACTTTACCTCACTCTTCCCCTACATTGTGTTGACCATCTTCTTTATACGCGGCATTACGCTACGGGGAGCCGGAGCCGGGCTAATGCACATGTATACACCGAAAGTGGAGAAACTATTGGAGCCAACGGTTTGGCTAGATGCAGCCACTCAGGTATTCTATTCATTTGGACTGGCCTTTGGCTCACTAATTGCCTTTGGCAGCTACAATACGCCCAAGAATAATTGCGTCCGGGATGTTCTTTTGGTGTCCGTGTGCAATGCGGTCACCGCTATCTATGCTAGTGTCGTCATCTTTGCCATACTGGGCTTCAAGGCCACCGTCAATGTGGATCGCTGTATAGCAGG CAATACGGATATCCTGGCCAAACATCAGCTATTATTCAAAAATGCTACTCAAGATGAGTATGAGGCATTTATGAATACCTTGAATGATACCATGAAAACGTCTttgcaactaaatgaatgCACTCTCTCAAAGGAACTGGATAAT GCTGCTGAAGGCACTGGCCTGGCCTTTATAGTCTTTACCCAGGCAATTGTTGAGCTACCTGGTGCACCATTTTGGGCTGTTCTCTTCTTCACCATGTTATTATCATTGGGCTTGGGCTCACAGATTGGCATCTTGGAGGGCATGTTGTGCACTCTCTTCGACATTGATATCATCAAGCGGGTTAAGAAACAACATGTCACCGGAGTGGTATGTCTATTCTGCTTCATTGTCGGTTTCATCTTCTGCACAGGTGCCGGAGAATATTGGCTAAAGATGTTTGATTCATTTGCCGGCACCATTggcttggtggtggtggctcTAATGGAGATGATAGCTGTTATCTTTATCTATGGACACGAGCG TTTCACTGAGGATATCTATCAGATGACTGGCTATAGACCTGGCCTCTATTGGCAATTGACTTGGCGTTATATCGGTCCAGTTATAATGGTTTGTATTCTGGCCTCATCGATTATCTTTATGGTCATTAGGAATCCCACTTATGGAGCCTGGAGTGCTGATTTG GGTATGGTGGTCCAGAAGGATTATCCCACTTGGGTTATGGCTATAGCCTTGTCCATGATATTGGCTGGTGTTTTACCCATGCCAATTGTGTTCCTTATGCGTAGCTTCCAGTGCCTCAAAGTGGATTTGGATATACACCAGGGTTCAATAAGACGTAATGAGACTACAGCTTCTACCAAGGAAATGattgacaatgatgatgat AATATGAGTCCGGATATGCCACCGCAAGATTCATTAGCGGCGACACGCTTCACAATTGGAGACTTTGAAGTAAGTTGTGTCCTTGTCCATTCACTAGACAATCAACTCACCTGGCATTAA